In a single window of the Arachis hypogaea cultivar Tifrunner chromosome 6, arahy.Tifrunner.gnm2.J5K5, whole genome shotgun sequence genome:
- the LOC112697059 gene encoding uncharacterized protein — MDAASTLVSCRIDSFPRRRSLSHHHHSPSWSSKLRPLRLHSNRVFVVSAEAKQNITAQSTTINDSSSRSPPLSSAVNGSSSRFTSTGSTVNGGSKRIGDVSKEIKRMRAQMEEDEQLATLMRGLRGQNLKDSLFAADDVELRLVEVDESSEFLPLVYDPPSISAYWGKRPRAVATRIVQLLSVAGGFLSRIASDVIKKKVKENEVARAIELREIVTSLGPAYIKLGQALSIRPDILSPVAMTELQKLCDKVPSFPDDIAMALIEEELGQPWQNIYSELSTSPIAAASLGQVYKGRLKENGDLVAVKVQRPFVLETVTIDLFIIRKLGLALRKFPQVSIDVVGLVDEWAARFFEELDYVNEGENGNRFAEMMRKDLPQVVIPRTYNKYTSRRVLTTEWIDGEKLSQSTESDVGELVNVGVICYLKQLLDTGFFHADPHPGNLIRTPDGKLAILDFGLVTKLTDDQKYGMIEAISHLIHRDYPAIVKDFVKLGFIPDGVNLEPILPVLAKVFDQALEGGGAKNINFQELASDLAQITFDYPFRIPPYFALIIRAIGVLEGIALVGNSDFAIVDEAYPYIAQRLLTDESPRLRNALRYTIYGKSGVFDAERFIDVMQAFENFITAAKSGGGESLNGEMAELGVLTSQSQFLLPGFQSAIPQSQQPLQTRAALAFLLSDRGNFFREFLLDEIVKGIDALTREQLVRIISPLGFQNAAPVFSMVPTIGPFKTTALIPTITEEDEVILNNVQKVVEFLTAGSSLSRTSGQVLNVPQIIQDLLPVLPGISAKVLPEIVSRLSSRVLARVIRDSFL, encoded by the exons ATGGACGCCGCATCGACGCTCGTCTCCTGCCGAATCGATTCCTTCCCTCGCCGTCGCTCACTCTCACACCACCACCATTCGCCATCATGGAGCAGTAAGCTCCGTCCGCTTCGCCTCCACTCCAACCGTGTTTTCGTCGTCTCCGCGGAGGCTAAACAGAATATAACCGCTCAATCAACCACCATCAACGATTCGTCGTCCAGGTCTCCTCCACTGAGCAGTGCAGTCAATGGTTCGTCATCTAGGTTTACTTCGACTGGCAGCACCGTCAACGGCGGATCAAAG AGAATTGGAGATGTTTCAAAGGAGATAAAGCGAATGAGAGCACAAATGGAAGAAGACGAACAGTTAGCGACTCTGATGAGAGGCCTTCGTGGACAGAACCTGAAGGACTCGTTGTTTGCTGCGGATGATGTTGAGCTACGTCTTGTTGAG GTGGATGAAAGTAGTGAGTTTTTGCCTTTAGTGTATGATCCCCCAAGTATTTCTGCATATTGGGGAAAACGTCCACGTGCTGTTGCTACGCGCATTGTGCAGTTACTTTCTGTTGCTGGAGGTTTCCTTTCGCGCATTGCTTCGGATGTGATTAAGAAGAAGGTTAAGGAG AACGAAGTTGCTAGAGCAATTGAATTGCGTGAAATTGTTACATCTTTGGGTCCAGCGTACATAAAACTTGGGCAAGCGTTGAGCATTAGACCTGATATACTATCACCTGTAGCAATGACAGAACTGCAGAAACTTTGTGATAAA GTTCCTTCATTTCCAGATGATATAGCTATGGCTCTAATTGAGGAGGAGCTTGGTCAACCATGGCAAAATATCTATTCTGAACTATCAACATCTCCCATTGCTGCTG CTTCTCTTGGACAGGTATATAAGGGCCGCCTAAAGGAAAACGGGGACTTGGTGGCTGTTAAAGTACAAAGACCTTTTGTTCTTGAGACAGTCACaattgatttattcattattaGGAAGCTAGGTTTGGCTCTTCGAAAGTTTCCACAG GTCTCAATAGACGTTGTTGGGTTGGTTGATGAGTGGGCTGCTCGATTCTTTGAAGAGCTAGACTATGTGAATGAAGGTGAGAATGGAAATCGTTTTGCTGAAATGATGAGGAAAGACCTACCACAG GTTGTGATACCAAGAACCTACAATAAATATACATCAAGGAGGGTTCTTACTACAGAGTGGATTGACGGAGAGAAGTTGTCACAAAGCACGGAAAGCGATGTTGGAGAGCTAGTTAATGTTGGAGTCATCTGTTATCTAAAGCAG ctgCTTGATACTGGATTTTTTCATGCTGATCCACACCCGGGAAATTTGATCCGCACTCCAGATGGAAAGCTCGCTATACTTGACTTtg GGCTTGTTACAAAATTGACTGATGATCAAAAGTATGGAATGATTGAAGCAATTTCTCATCTCATCCATCGGGATTACCCAGCTATAGTTAAAGACTTTGTTAAACTCGGTTTCATTCCTGATGGCGTCAATTTGGAGCCAATCTTGCCAGTTTTAGCCAAGGTCTTCGATCAGGCCTTAGAAGGTGGAGGAGCAAAGAACATCAATTTTCAAGAGCTTGCATCAGATTTGGCTCAGATTACCTTTGATTATCCATTTAGGATACCCCCATACTTTGCCCTGATAATTAGGGCTATTGGGGTGCTAGAGGGGATTGCCTTAGTAGGAAATTCGGATTTTGCCATTGTTGATGAGGCCTACCCTTATATTGCTCAG AGGCTCCTTACGGATGAATCCCCTCGGCTAAGGAATGCTTTACGTTATACTATATATGGTAAATCTGGAGTTTTTGATGCTGAAAGATTTATTGATGTCATGCAAGCCTTTGAGAATTTTATTACTGCTGCCAAAAGTGGAGGTGGAGAGAGTCTGAATGGGGAAATGGCTGAACTTGGGGTGCTTACTAGTCAATCACAGTTTCTCTTGCCCGGTTTCCAGTCTGCAATTCCTCAATCGCAGCAGCCACTGCAAACAAGGGCTGCTTTGGCCTTTTTGCTGTCTGATAGGGGAAACTTTTTCCGAGAATTTCTTCTGGATGAG ATTGTCAAAGGCATTGATGCACTTACAAGAGAACAACTCGTAAGAATAATATCCCCACTTGGATTTCAGAATGCGGCCCCGGTTTTCAGTATGGTACCTACCATTGGACCCTTTAAGACGACAGCACTTATACCCACCATAACCGAAGAGGATGAAGTCATACTGAATAATGTCCAGAAAGTGGTGGAGTTCTTGACTGCTGGAAGCTCACTATCAAGGACGTCTGGTCAG GTACTCAATGTCCCTCAGATTATCCAAGACCTGCTCCCTGTGTTGCCCGGCATCTCGGCTAAAGTGCTTCCTGAAATTGTTAGCAGATTATCTTCTCGGGTATTAGCACGAGTGATACGTGATTCCTTTTTGTAA